In Prosthecomicrobium sp. N25, one DNA window encodes the following:
- the lspA gene encoding signal peptidase II, whose translation MTPRVLGLLVAAVGLALDQASKLYVLRVADLGETGPVAIAPFAEFRLVWNYGISYGLLRQEGDLGRWLLVVLSLAASVLIVVWLGRTERRLEALSLGLILGGAVGNAIDRSAYGAVVDFVHLFLPDRSLSWYVFNLADVWIVAGVAGLLYEMAFSGPTGATKSGSS comes from the coding sequence ATGACGCCCCGCGTCCTCGGCCTCCTCGTGGCCGCCGTCGGGCTGGCCCTCGACCAGGCCTCCAAGCTCTACGTCCTGCGCGTCGCCGATCTCGGCGAGACGGGCCCGGTCGCGATCGCCCCCTTCGCGGAGTTCCGCCTTGTCTGGAACTACGGCATCTCGTACGGGCTCCTCCGCCAGGAGGGCGACCTCGGCCGCTGGCTCCTGGTGGTGCTCTCGCTCGCCGCCTCGGTGCTGATCGTGGTCTGGCTCGGCCGCACCGAGCGGCGGCTCGAGGCGCTGTCGCTCGGGCTGATCCTCGGCGGCGCGGTCGGCAACGCCATCGACCGCTCCGCCTACGGCGCGGTCGTGGATTTCGTGCACCTGTTCCTGCCGGATCGGTCCCTGTCCTGGTACGTGTTCAACCTCGCCGACGTGTGGATCGTTGCCGGTGTGGCGGGTCTCCTGTATGAGATGGCCTTCTCCGGCCCCACGGGCGCCACAAAGTCGGGGTCTTCGTGA
- the argB gene encoding acetylglutamate kinase encodes MTVVKTLSEKSEAELVAEAGILSKALPYMLRYDDKTVVVKFGGHAMGDPALGRAFAEDITLLKLAGVNPVVVHGGGPQINAMLDRLGIKSEFAGGMRVTDRATVEVVEMVLAGSINKEIVQSIGQAGGRAIGLTGKDGNMVTATKLTRTVRDPKTGAETEVDLGFVGDPKTVRTAVLQVLARSEIIPVLAPVCPGEDGETYNVNADTFAGAIAGALGASRLLFLTDVPGVLDRDKNLIKELSRADALRLIEDGTISGGMIPKVETCLEALDRGVEAVVILNGKVPHAVLLELFTEHGAGTLITQ; translated from the coding sequence ATGACCGTCGTCAAGACCTTGTCCGAGAAGTCCGAGGCCGAACTCGTCGCCGAGGCCGGGATCCTCTCCAAGGCGCTGCCCTACATGCTCCGCTACGACGACAAGACGGTCGTGGTGAAGTTCGGCGGGCATGCGATGGGCGACCCGGCGCTCGGCCGCGCCTTCGCGGAGGACATCACGCTCCTCAAGCTCGCTGGCGTGAACCCGGTCGTGGTGCACGGCGGCGGGCCGCAGATCAACGCCATGCTGGACCGGCTCGGCATCAAGTCGGAATTCGCCGGCGGCATGCGGGTGACCGACCGGGCGACCGTCGAGGTGGTCGAGATGGTCCTCGCCGGCTCGATCAACAAGGAGATCGTGCAGTCGATCGGCCAGGCCGGCGGCCGCGCGATCGGCCTCACCGGCAAGGACGGCAACATGGTCACGGCGACCAAGCTGACCCGCACGGTCCGCGACCCGAAGACCGGTGCCGAGACCGAGGTCGACCTCGGCTTCGTGGGCGACCCGAAGACCGTGCGCACCGCCGTCCTGCAGGTGCTCGCGCGCTCGGAGATCATCCCGGTCCTCGCCCCGGTCTGCCCGGGCGAGGACGGCGAGACCTACAACGTCAACGCCGACACCTTCGCGGGCGCCATCGCGGGCGCGCTCGGGGCGTCGCGCCTCCTGTTCCTGACCGACGTGCCCGGGGTGCTGGACCGCGACAAGAACCTCATCAAGGAGCTGTCGCGCGCCGACGCCCTGCGGCTGATCGAGGACGGCACGATCTCGGGCGGCATGATCCCGAAGGTCGAGACCTGCCTGGAGGCGCTCGACCGCGGCGTCGAGGCGGTCGTCATCCTGAACGGCAAGGTGCCGCACGCGGTCCTGCTCGAGCTCTTCACCGAGCACGGGGCCGGCACGCTCATCACGCAGTAG
- a CDS encoding c-type cytochrome gives MDSFELNKMAGALLGAGVFAMGIGLLAEAIFHVEKPAQPGYVVAVQEGGAAAGGQAASGAAAAAPIGERLKVATADDGKKVFSKCSSCHNVEKGGKNGTGPNLWGVVGGPLAHADGFAYSGGMKEGASAGQKWDFDHLDKFLENPAGVVKGTKMSFKGLPKPEERAAVIEFLRNQADSPLPKP, from the coding sequence ATGGATTCCTTCGAACTGAACAAGATGGCCGGGGCCCTGCTCGGCGCCGGCGTCTTCGCGATGGGCATCGGCCTCCTCGCCGAGGCGATCTTCCATGTCGAGAAGCCCGCCCAGCCGGGCTACGTGGTGGCGGTCCAGGAAGGCGGCGCGGCAGCCGGCGGACAGGCCGCCTCGGGCGCCGCCGCGGCGGCCCCGATCGGCGAGCGGCTCAAGGTCGCGACCGCCGATGACGGCAAGAAGGTCTTCTCCAAGTGCAGCTCCTGCCACAACGTGGAGAAGGGCGGCAAGAACGGCACCGGCCCGAACCTCTGGGGCGTGGTCGGCGGTCCGCTCGCGCACGCCGACGGCTTCGCCTATTCGGGCGGCATGAAGGAAGGCGCATCCGCCGGCCAGAAGTGGGACTTCGACCACCTCGACAAGTTCCTCGAGAACCCGGCCGGCGTCGTGAAGGGCACCAAGATGTCCTTCAAGGGCCTGCCCAAGCCCGAGGAGCGCGCGGCCGTCATCGAGTTCCTGCGCAACCAGGCCGACAGCCCCCTGCCGAAGCCCTGA
- a CDS encoding extracellular solute-binding protein, with translation MVQPAARPLFALALALLTAVALPGRSHAEEPAWRHGASLMGDIKYPADFKRFDYVNPNAPKGGTVRFAAQGTFDNLNIAVTLKGNLAAGIGNLYDSLMTSSLDEPSSQYGEIAEALRYPADFSWVSFRLDPRAKWHDGKPITPEDVLWSYEIQRETNPNFAKYYNHVKEAKVTGEREVTFTFDQAGNRELPQIVGQITVLPKHWWEGKGPDGQPRNVRNTSLEVPLGSGPYRVKSFEPGRTIAYERVKDYWGEGLPAKVGQNNFDEIRYDYYRDPQVALEAFKGDNYDFRVETSAKNWATAYEFPAKSDGRVILERFEQKSSGGMQAFVVNLRRDKFKDVRVRRALNLAFDFETLNRTAFYDQYQRTNSYFAPMELAATGLPGPDELKFLEPLKAKIPPEVFTTEYKNPVGGDQTAMRANLRQALTLLKEAGYENQGGRLVKTDTKQPLTIEFLLDAPTFERVAVPYRESLKLLGIDLVVRIVDDAQYENRTRARDFDMIINSFGQSLSPGNEQLYYWGSEAADIQGSANVAGIKNEAVDSLIRSIIYAPNREDLVAATKALDRVLLWNQYMIPQWHYGYLRTARWDRFGRPETMPDYFPPGFPTTWWWDADKAAKVGTRK, from the coding sequence ATGGTCCAGCCCGCCGCCCGCCCGCTCTTCGCCCTCGCCCTCGCGCTCCTGACGGCCGTGGCCCTGCCCGGTCGGAGCCATGCCGAGGAGCCGGCCTGGCGGCACGGCGCGTCCCTCATGGGGGACATCAAGTATCCGGCGGACTTCAAGCGCTTCGACTACGTCAACCCGAACGCCCCGAAGGGCGGCACGGTGCGGTTCGCCGCCCAGGGCACCTTCGACAACCTGAACATAGCGGTCACGCTGAAGGGCAATCTCGCGGCCGGCATCGGCAACCTCTACGACAGCCTGATGACGAGTTCGCTCGACGAGCCGTCCAGCCAGTACGGCGAGATCGCCGAGGCGCTGCGCTATCCCGCCGACTTCTCCTGGGTATCCTTCCGGCTCGACCCCAGGGCCAAGTGGCACGACGGCAAGCCGATCACGCCCGAGGACGTGCTCTGGTCTTACGAGATCCAGCGCGAGACCAACCCGAATTTCGCCAAGTACTACAATCACGTGAAGGAGGCGAAGGTCACCGGCGAGCGGGAGGTCACCTTCACGTTCGACCAGGCCGGGAACCGGGAACTGCCGCAGATCGTCGGCCAGATCACCGTGCTGCCGAAGCACTGGTGGGAGGGCAAGGGTCCCGACGGTCAGCCGCGCAACGTGCGCAACACCAGCCTGGAGGTCCCGCTCGGCAGCGGCCCCTACCGGGTCAAGTCCTTCGAGCCGGGCCGCACGATCGCGTACGAGCGCGTGAAGGACTACTGGGGCGAGGGCCTGCCGGCCAAGGTCGGGCAGAACAATTTCGACGAGATCCGCTACGACTACTACCGCGATCCGCAGGTCGCCCTTGAGGCCTTCAAGGGCGACAACTACGACTTCCGTGTCGAGACCTCGGCCAAGAACTGGGCGACGGCCTACGAGTTCCCGGCCAAGTCGGACGGGCGCGTCATCCTGGAGCGCTTCGAGCAGAAGAGCTCGGGCGGCATGCAGGCCTTCGTGGTCAACCTGCGCCGGGACAAGTTCAAGGACGTCCGCGTCCGCCGCGCCCTCAACCTCGCCTTCGACTTCGAGACGCTGAACCGCACCGCCTTCTACGACCAGTACCAGCGCACGAACAGCTACTTCGCCCCCATGGAGCTCGCCGCCACGGGCCTTCCCGGACCCGACGAGCTGAAGTTCCTGGAACCGCTCAAGGCCAAGATCCCGCCCGAGGTGTTCACGACCGAGTACAAGAACCCGGTCGGCGGCGACCAGACCGCGATGCGGGCGAACCTGCGCCAGGCCCTGACGCTCCTCAAGGAGGCGGGCTACGAGAATCAGGGCGGCCGGCTGGTCAAGACCGACACCAAGCAGCCGCTCACCATTGAGTTCCTGCTCGACGCGCCGACCTTCGAGCGCGTCGCGGTTCCCTATCGCGAAAGCCTGAAGCTGCTCGGCATCGACCTCGTGGTCCGCATCGTCGACGACGCCCAGTACGAGAACCGCACCCGGGCGCGCGACTTCGACATGATTATCAACTCCTTCGGCCAGTCGCTCTCGCCCGGCAACGAGCAGCTCTATTACTGGGGCTCGGAAGCCGCCGACATCCAGGGGTCCGCCAACGTGGCGGGCATCAAGAACGAGGCGGTCGACAGCCTGATCCGCTCGATCATCTACGCGCCGAACCGCGAGGACCTGGTGGCCGCCACCAAGGCCCTCGACCGCGTGCTGCTGTGGAACCAGTACATGATCCCGCAGTGGCACTACGGCTACCTGCGGACGGCCCGTTGGGACCGCTTCGGCAGGCCCGAGACCATGCCGGACTATTTCCCGCCCGGCTTCCCGACGACCTGGTGGTGGGACGCCGACAAGGCCGCCAAGGTGGGGACCCGCAAGTGA
- a CDS encoding 3-deoxy-manno-octulosonate cytidylyltransferase, which translates to MSLSALVLIPSRLSATRLPGKPLADILGDPMIVHVWRRAREADIGPVVVACDDERIAEAVRAAGGEAVMTSPAHPTGSDRIFEALRRYDPDGRFDVVVNVQGDLPTIEASAVRAAFAPLDDASVDIATIAAEIAVEEERTNPNVVKVVGTPIGPDRLRALYFTRATAPTGAGPLYHHIGLYAYRRAALERFVTLPPAPLETREKLEQLRALENGMRIDVGIVDTVPLGVDTPEDLEKARRMLAR; encoded by the coding sequence ATGTCCCTGTCCGCCCTGGTGCTGATTCCCTCCCGCCTGAGCGCCACGCGCCTGCCGGGCAAGCCGCTCGCCGACATCCTGGGCGATCCCATGATCGTCCATGTCTGGCGGCGCGCCCGCGAGGCCGACATCGGGCCCGTGGTGGTCGCCTGCGACGACGAGCGCATCGCCGAGGCGGTGCGGGCCGCCGGCGGCGAGGCCGTCATGACCAGCCCGGCGCACCCGACCGGGTCCGACCGCATCTTCGAGGCGCTGCGCCGCTACGATCCCGACGGCCGCTTCGACGTGGTCGTCAACGTGCAGGGCGACCTGCCGACCATCGAGGCCTCGGCGGTGCGCGCCGCCTTCGCGCCTCTGGACGACGCGAGCGTCGACATCGCCACCATCGCGGCCGAGATCGCCGTCGAGGAGGAGCGCACCAACCCGAATGTCGTCAAGGTGGTCGGCACCCCGATCGGACCCGACCGCCTGCGCGCCCTCTATTTCACGCGCGCCACGGCGCCCACCGGCGCCGGGCCGCTCTACCACCACATCGGCCTCTATGCCTATCGCCGCGCCGCCCTGGAGCGCTTCGTCACGCTGCCGCCGGCGCCGCTCGAGACGCGCGAGAAGCTCGAGCAGCTGCGCGCGCTGGAGAACGGCATGCGCATCGACGTCGGCATCGTCGACACGGTGCCGCTCGGGGTCGACACGCCCGAGGATCTGGAAAAAGCCCGCCGCATGCTCGCGCGCTGA
- a CDS encoding M16 family metallopeptidase, whose translation MMAVFRSLRPLALAAALAVAPLLGAAPAGAVEIQRVVSPGGIEAWLVEEHTVPLVAVNFAFRGGSAQDPAGKAGLANLLSTLLDEGAGELDSQQFQERLSDLSIRLSYEDSRDAFFGEMKTLSQNRDAAFDLLRLSVSKPRFDAEAVERMRVQAIAGLRRELRDPESIAGRVWARTLFPDHPYGRPSNGDEASVAAITASDIRDYHARVFARDNLKIAVVGAIDAKTLGPLLDRTFGDLPATARLTPVPDVTPRTGVTVAESLPIPQTVIRLATEGLKRKDPDFIPGFVMNHILGGGSFSSWLYEEVREKRGLAYSVFTALAPYDHAGLFYGGLGTRADRAGESIEVIRQQIRRMAEVGPTAAELDKAKAYLTGSYALRFDTSDKIAGQLLAIQMDDLGIDYIDRRNALIDAVTLDDVKRVARRLLSKDLTVVTVGPSGS comes from the coding sequence ATGATGGCCGTTTTCCGCAGCCTCCGTCCCCTGGCCCTGGCGGCCGCCCTCGCCGTCGCACCCCTCCTCGGGGCCGCCCCCGCCGGCGCGGTCGAGATCCAGCGCGTCGTCAGCCCCGGCGGCATCGAGGCCTGGCTGGTCGAGGAGCACACGGTGCCGCTGGTGGCGGTGAACTTCGCCTTCCGCGGGGGCTCCGCGCAGGATCCGGCCGGCAAGGCCGGGCTCGCGAACCTGCTTTCGACCCTGCTCGACGAGGGCGCGGGCGAACTCGACAGCCAGCAGTTCCAGGAGCGCCTGTCCGACCTCTCCATCCGGCTCTCCTACGAGGACAGCCGGGACGCCTTCTTCGGCGAGATGAAGACCCTGTCGCAGAACCGCGACGCCGCCTTCGATCTCCTGCGCCTCTCGGTCTCGAAGCCCCGCTTCGACGCGGAGGCGGTGGAGCGCATGCGCGTCCAGGCGATCGCCGGGCTCCGGCGCGAGTTGCGCGATCCGGAATCCATCGCCGGGCGGGTCTGGGCGCGGACGCTCTTCCCCGACCATCCCTACGGTCGCCCCTCCAACGGCGACGAGGCGTCGGTGGCGGCCATCACGGCGTCCGACATCCGCGACTACCACGCCCGCGTCTTCGCCCGGGACAACCTCAAGATCGCGGTGGTCGGCGCCATCGACGCCAAGACGCTCGGCCCCCTGCTCGACCGCACCTTCGGCGACCTGCCCGCCACAGCCCGCCTCACGCCCGTTCCGGACGTCACCCCGCGCACCGGCGTGACCGTCGCCGAGAGCCTGCCGATCCCGCAGACGGTCATCCGGCTCGCCACCGAGGGCCTGAAGCGCAAGGACCCGGACTTCATCCCGGGCTTCGTGATGAACCATATCCTGGGCGGCGGTTCCTTCTCGTCCTGGCTCTACGAGGAGGTGCGCGAGAAGCGCGGCCTCGCCTACTCGGTCTTCACCGCGCTCGCCCCCTACGACCACGCCGGGCTCTTCTACGGCGGCCTCGGCACCCGCGCGGACCGCGCCGGGGAGAGCATCGAGGTGATCCGCCAGCAGATCCGCCGCATGGCCGAGGTCGGACCGACCGCCGCCGAGCTCGACAAGGCCAAGGCCTACCTGACCGGCTCCTACGCGCTCCGCTTCGACACCTCCGACAAGATCGCCGGCCAACTCCTCGCCATCCAGATGGACGACCTCGGCATCGACTACATCGACCGCCGCAACGCCCTGATCGACGCGGTTACGCTCGACGACGTCAAGCGGGTCGCCCGTCGGCTCCTGTCCAAGGACCTCACGGTCGTGACGGTGGGCCCGAGCGGCAGCTGA
- a CDS encoding M16 family metallopeptidase yields MTLQRPQRPRARISAFLPASSGLRPALAALLLAGSLGLAAPAGAQTDLKVANQTAATLPAATDPLPPAPVIGGNVATFTLANGLQVVVIPDGRAPVVTHMVWYKVGSADERPGQSGIAHYLEHLMFKGTKANPAGAFSRTVSTLGGQENAFTSNDYTGYFQRVAKEHLPLMMKLEADRMANLELVEATAKPELQVVLEERSQRTDNDPSAQLGEAMDAALYRSSPYRIPVIGWRHEIETLTAKDAIDFYNLWYTPNNAILIVAGDVQPAEIRKLAEDTYGKVPRRAEPGERVRPTEPPSLASRTVTLADERVTQPSLRMGWVVPSYRTAEKGEAEAIDVLAEIIGSGSTSRLYRDLVVGKGLASSAGGYYQSTAWDDTKLLFYATPRDGVTLDALKAALDEALAAVVRDGVNEAELTRAKRKIVATAIHAQDSQASLARIFGTALTTGSTVEDVQRWPGRVYAVTAADVKKVAEKYLVPEGSVTAYLLPAPPTGKRPSARAQWPVAGPGAGAIR; encoded by the coding sequence ATGACCTTGCAGCGTCCGCAGCGGCCCCGTGCCCGGATATCCGCGTTCCTGCCGGCCTCCTCCGGGCTCCGCCCGGCCCTGGCCGCCCTCCTCCTCGCCGGCTCGCTCGGCCTCGCCGCGCCCGCCGGGGCCCAGACCGACCTGAAGGTGGCGAACCAGACGGCCGCCACCCTGCCGGCGGCGACCGACCCCCTCCCGCCTGCCCCCGTGATCGGCGGCAACGTGGCGACCTTCACGCTCGCCAACGGCCTGCAGGTGGTCGTCATCCCGGACGGCCGCGCGCCCGTCGTCACCCACATGGTCTGGTACAAGGTCGGCTCGGCCGACGAGCGTCCGGGGCAGTCGGGCATCGCCCACTACCTCGAGCACCTCATGTTCAAGGGCACGAAGGCCAATCCGGCCGGCGCCTTCTCGCGCACCGTGTCGACCCTGGGCGGCCAGGAGAACGCCTTCACGTCCAACGACTACACCGGCTACTTCCAGCGCGTCGCCAAGGAGCACCTGCCGCTGATGATGAAGCTGGAGGCCGACCGCATGGCGAACCTCGAGCTCGTCGAGGCGACCGCCAAGCCGGAGCTCCAGGTCGTCCTCGAGGAGCGCAGCCAGCGCACCGACAACGACCCGTCCGCCCAGCTCGGCGAGGCGATGGACGCCGCGCTCTATCGCTCGAGCCCGTACCGCATCCCGGTCATCGGCTGGCGGCACGAGATCGAGACGCTGACCGCCAAGGACGCGATCGACTTCTACAATCTCTGGTACACGCCCAACAACGCCATCCTGATCGTGGCGGGGGACGTGCAGCCGGCCGAGATCCGCAAGCTGGCCGAGGACACCTACGGCAAGGTTCCGCGCCGGGCCGAGCCGGGCGAGCGCGTCCGGCCCACGGAGCCGCCGTCGCTCGCGAGCCGCACGGTCACGCTCGCCGACGAACGCGTCACCCAGCCGAGCCTGCGCATGGGCTGGGTGGTGCCCTCCTACCGGACCGCCGAGAAGGGCGAGGCCGAGGCGATCGACGTGCTCGCCGAGATCATCGGTTCCGGCTCGACGAGCCGCCTCTATCGCGACCTGGTGGTCGGCAAGGGCCTCGCCTCCTCGGCGGGCGGCTACTACCAGTCGACCGCCTGGGACGACACCAAGCTGCTCTTCTACGCCACCCCGCGCGACGGCGTGACCCTGGATGCCCTCAAGGCCGCCCTCGACGAGGCTCTCGCCGCGGTCGTCCGCGACGGCGTCAACGAGGCGGAGCTGACGCGCGCCAAGCGCAAGATCGTCGCAACCGCCATCCACGCCCAGGACAGCCAGGCCTCGCTCGCCCGCATCTTCGGCACCGCGCTGACCACCGGCTCCACCGTCGAGGACGTCCAGAGGTGGCCGGGCCGGGTCTATGCGGTCACGGCCGCGGACGTGAAGAAGGTGGCCGAGAAGTATCTCGTGCCGGAAGGCAGCGTCACGGCCTACCTGCTCCCCGCCCCGCCGACCGGCAAGAGGCCGAGCGCGCGGGCGCAATGGCCGGTGGCCGGTCCGGGCGCCGGCGCGATCCGCTGA
- a CDS encoding prephenate dehydratase, which produces MIGRKKIVFQGEPGANSHIACREVYPDYEAVPCQTFEDCFAAIEGGSADLGMIPVENSIAGRVADIHHLLPQSSLHIIGEYFLPIRHQLMALKGTALADLKTVQSHPQALGQCRNALRSLGLTAVVGADTAGSAREIAERGDPSQGAIASRLAADIYGLDILKSDIEDEAHNTTRFIILSRQDLRAAPGIGPIVTTFVFEVRNVPAALYKALGGFATNGINMTRLESYMVGGTFTATQFLADVDGHPEERPLALALEELGFFAQYRILGVYRASPFRERVRDGEAARHRPAVAGM; this is translated from the coding sequence ATGATCGGCCGCAAGAAGATCGTCTTCCAGGGCGAGCCCGGAGCGAATTCCCACATCGCCTGCCGGGAGGTCTATCCCGACTACGAGGCGGTGCCCTGCCAGACCTTCGAAGACTGCTTCGCGGCGATCGAGGGCGGCAGCGCCGATCTCGGCATGATCCCGGTCGAGAACTCGATCGCGGGCCGGGTCGCCGACATTCACCATCTCCTGCCGCAGTCGAGCCTGCACATCATCGGCGAGTACTTCCTGCCGATCCGTCACCAGCTCATGGCGCTGAAGGGGACGGCGCTCGCCGACCTCAAGACGGTACAGAGCCACCCGCAGGCGCTCGGCCAGTGCCGCAACGCGCTCCGGAGCCTGGGCCTGACGGCGGTCGTCGGCGCCGACACCGCCGGCTCGGCCCGGGAGATCGCCGAGCGCGGCGATCCGAGCCAGGGCGCCATCGCGTCGCGGCTCGCCGCGGATATCTACGGGCTCGACATCCTGAAGTCCGACATCGAGGACGAGGCGCACAACACCACGCGCTTCATCATCCTGTCGCGCCAGGACCTGCGCGCGGCGCCCGGCATCGGGCCGATCGTCACGACCTTCGTGTTCGAGGTGCGCAACGTGCCGGCGGCGCTCTACAAGGCGCTCGGCGGCTTCGCCACGAACGGCATCAACATGACCCGGCTGGAAAGCTACATGGTCGGCGGCACCTTCACGGCGACCCAGTTCCTGGCCGACGTCGACGGCCATCCGGAGGAGCGGCCGCTGGCGCTGGCGCTGGAGGAGCTCGGCTTCTTCGCCCAGTACCGCATCCTCGGGGTCTACCGGGCGAGCCCGTTCCGCGAGCGGGTGCGCGACGGCGAGGCCGCCCGGCACCGGCCGGCGGTCGCCGGCATGTGA
- a CDS encoding pyrimidine 5'-nucleotidase produces the protein MLSTETPVSAPKPEDRAARFAHVDTWVFDLDNTLYPAHSNLFGQVDVRIRDYVRVLLDTDEEEAQRLQRGWYQQYGTTLRGLMIEHGISPDAFLEYVHDIDHSVLAPDPALGDAIEALPGRKFIMTNGSRKHAEKTARALGIAHHFEDVFDIVAAGLLPKPHRDAYDIFLKLHGIEPKRSAMFEDLSRNLAVPHGLGMRTVLVVPQRTREVFREAWEMDGRDAPHVDFVTDHLSGFLEAIRSGR, from the coding sequence ATGCTGAGCACAGAAACACCCGTCTCCGCCCCGAAGCCCGAGGACCGTGCGGCCCGCTTCGCACATGTCGACACCTGGGTCTTCGACCTGGACAACACGCTCTACCCGGCCCATTCCAACCTCTTCGGCCAGGTCGACGTGCGCATCCGCGACTATGTCCGCGTGCTTCTCGACACCGACGAGGAGGAGGCGCAGCGGCTCCAGCGCGGGTGGTACCAGCAGTACGGCACGACGCTGCGCGGCCTGATGATCGAGCACGGCATCTCGCCGGACGCCTTCCTGGAATATGTCCACGACATCGACCACTCGGTCCTGGCCCCCGACCCCGCCCTCGGCGACGCCATCGAGGCCCTGCCCGGCCGCAAGTTCATCATGACCAACGGCAGCCGCAAGCACGCGGAGAAGACCGCCCGCGCGCTCGGCATTGCGCACCATTTCGAGGACGTGTTCGACATCGTGGCGGCCGGCCTGTTGCCGAAGCCGCACCGGGACGCCTACGACATCTTTCTGAAGCTGCACGGCATCGAACCGAAGCGCTCGGCCATGTTCGAGGACCTGTCGCGCAACCTCGCGGTGCCGCACGGGCTCGGCATGCGCACCGTGCTGGTGGTCCCGCAGCGGACCCGGGAGGTGTTCCGCGAGGCCTGGGAGATGGACGGCCGCGACGCGCCGCACGTGGACTTCGTCACCGACCACCTCTCCGGCTTCCTGGAGGCGATCCGGTCCGGCCGATAG